From the genome of Thermodesulfobacteriota bacterium, one region includes:
- a CDS encoding PAS domain S-box protein, with protein MNQITYDFEKLRLENERLKERLLKSEERYRKLYEENPSMYFTVDAMGTIMSVNSCGAKQLGYSVGELIGKSVQMVFHPDDHQTVTEQLRECLRGPEKLHQWDLRKIRKDNTVIWVRESARVFNGDEEKVLIMIVCEDVTENKRVQESIKKAYDELETRVREKTSDLVRANESLQAEIRERERKETELKIINSITQAMNQSIDLDDVFRIALDKVVEQGYVDIACIYLLDYAKNEAVLQDHRGFPDDFLQRASRIPKPKGVTWKVINSGEILNVRNASEDADVGPAGRDLGFRSMLGIPINLESKTIGVIWLLSYTERVFTKPEVELLVSIGDQIAIAVARANLYRELTRKNRYQTIIATVTRSVHQSIDLQDVLENAVESMSNNIEGVDNVSIYMVEGKEAVAKAYRGYPKWFMDQIGRIPYPKGFTWKTIIDGKPRYVSNTENDKVIGPAGLKVGTRSYAAMPIHFEGETIGSININSFKLDAFDDEELKLLGIVAQQIELAINNAQHAEALRESEQRYRNFVETARDMIFTLSPAGTFTSLNPVTETITGWSRDEWIGRHFAQIIHPDDIRRAMQIFGCVMKGEMPPIFEMHVRSNSGGYLTVESIVTPQIKNGKVVGLLGISRDVTERKKIEEALRRSEERLNYIFDNTPNVAIQGYDIDGRVMYWNKAAEKIFGWSKDEAIGKTLDKLILDEETTHEFHSILKKITETNKPYGPSEWKFINCEGREGTVYSTIFPIPSSSGKYEFICMDIDITERKRQEAQIHHMAMHDSLTDLPNRRALQEKLEYIISNSDRRKTHAFVVMDLDNFKLINDTLGHLQADQVLVDLAKIMRKTMRPEDLLARVGGDEFAMVIQNVSRDEAKTIAERFYSAINRYSSYLKGYSFQIGISIGINLFDGKTDPQMIMAIAYSALAAAKYEGKNRVIIYHSEEYNRVELNQASQWCIRINDAVRENRLILQFQPVIRLDNREALYMEALVRMRDAGNKTVMPKAFIPAAERFGLMSKIDKWVVEKVINSVDKDNGVRTFVNLSGSSLRDESLLEFIENAVKGNRRISSHIGFEITEFTNITNMDRLNQWMIDLRETGCQFALDDFGMGYFSFAHLLKLPVDFVKIESSFIQSIDTDQTSSAIVKAIITVSRLMGKEVIAEGVETESVANILSRLKIKYGQGNYWRKPSDDITFIY; from the coding sequence GTGAATCAAATTACCTATGATTTTGAAAAACTGAGATTGGAGAACGAGCGGTTAAAAGAAAGGCTTCTTAAGAGCGAGGAAAGGTATCGTAAGTTATATGAAGAGAATCCCAGCATGTATTTCACTGTCGATGCCATGGGTACGATTATGTCCGTTAATTCTTGTGGTGCAAAACAACTTGGTTATTCGGTAGGAGAATTAATAGGGAAATCTGTTCAAATGGTCTTTCATCCTGACGACCATCAAACTGTGACTGAGCAATTAAGGGAATGTTTGCGGGGTCCTGAAAAATTACATCAGTGGGATTTAAGGAAGATCCGTAAGGATAACACTGTAATATGGGTTCGAGAGTCTGCTCGTGTCTTCAACGGAGATGAAGAAAAGGTATTAATAATGATAGTTTGCGAGGATGTCACGGAAAACAAGCGGGTGCAGGAATCTATCAAAAAGGCATATGACGAGTTAGAAACAAGAGTTCGCGAAAAGACTTCAGATTTGGTAAGAGCGAATGAATCATTACAGGCTGAAATCAGAGAACGCGAGAGGAAGGAAACAGAGCTTAAAATTATAAATAGCATAACTCAAGCGATGAACCAGTCCATCGATCTGGACGATGTTTTTAGGATTGCATTAGATAAGGTTGTAGAACAAGGTTATGTGGACATTGCGTGTATTTATCTACTCGATTATGCGAAAAATGAAGCTGTCCTACAGGATCATAGGGGCTTTCCTGATGATTTCCTGCAGAGAGCCTCGAGGATTCCCAAACCCAAGGGGGTTACGTGGAAGGTTATAAATTCAGGTGAAATTTTAAACGTTAGGAATGCAAGTGAGGATGCTGATGTGGGGCCAGCGGGGCGGGACTTAGGATTTCGTAGTATGTTGGGAATTCCTATAAACCTTGAGAGCAAAACTATAGGTGTTATCTGGCTGTTAAGCTACACGGAGCGTGTTTTTACAAAACCTGAGGTGGAATTACTCGTCTCGATTGGAGATCAAATTGCAATTGCGGTAGCAAGAGCGAATCTATACAGAGAACTAACCAGAAAGAATCGATATCAGACGATAATAGCGACCGTGACAAGGAGTGTCCATCAATCCATCGATTTGCAGGATGTTTTGGAGAATGCCGTTGAATCAATGAGCAATAACATAGAAGGCGTTGATAATGTGAGTATATACATGGTAGAAGGGAAGGAAGCAGTTGCGAAGGCTTATAGAGGATATCCAAAGTGGTTTATGGATCAGATAGGGAGGATCCCCTATCCCAAAGGTTTTACATGGAAGACGATCATAGATGGTAAACCAAGATATGTCTCGAATACCGAGAATGATAAGGTGATCGGTCCTGCAGGTTTGAAGGTGGGGACTAGAAGTTACGCTGCCATGCCCATTCATTTTGAAGGTGAGACGATTGGGTCCATCAATATAAATTCATTTAAGTTAGATGCCTTCGATGATGAGGAGTTGAAGTTATTGGGAATTGTGGCTCAGCAAATAGAGTTAGCCATAAACAATGCGCAGCATGCCGAAGCCCTCAGAGAATCGGAACAGCGTTATAGAAATTTCGTAGAGACAGCGAGGGATATGATCTTTACGCTCTCACCTGCTGGCACATTTACTTCATTGAATCCTGTTACTGAAACGATTACGGGTTGGTCACGAGATGAATGGATTGGTAGGCACTTCGCACAGATTATACATCCCGATGACATACGCAGGGCAATGCAAATATTTGGGTGTGTGATGAAAGGTGAGATGCCACCCATCTTCGAGATGCATGTTCGGAGCAATTCAGGAGGATATTTAACTGTTGAATCCATTGTAACCCCCCAGATCAAGAATGGGAAGGTTGTTGGCCTTTTGGGCATCTCGCGTGACGTAACGGAACGCAAAAAGATCGAAGAGGCTCTAAGAAGAAGTGAGGAAAGATTGAACTACATATTTGATAATACGCCAAACGTGGCTATTCAGGGATACGATATCGACGGGAGAGTAATGTACTGGAACAAGGCTGCTGAAAAAATATTCGGTTGGAGTAAAGATGAGGCCATAGGGAAGACACTGGACAAACTAATACTGGATGAAGAGACAACACATGAATTTCATTCGATTCTAAAGAAAATAACTGAAACGAATAAACCATACGGCCCATCAGAATGGAAGTTCATAAATTGTGAGGGTAGGGAAGGAACCGTGTATTCAACAATATTTCCCATACCATCCTCTAGTGGCAAATATGAGTTCATATGCATGGATATCGATATAACTGAGAGAAAGCGTCAAGAAGCACAGATACATCATATGGCCATGCACGATTCGTTGACAGATCTGCCAAACCGCCGGGCGTTACAAGAGAAGCTCGAATATATAATAAGTAATTCGGACCGTAGAAAAACACACGCTTTTGTAGTTATGGACCTTGATAATTTTAAACTCATAAACGATACCCTTGGTCACCTACAGGCTGACCAGGTACTTGTTGATCTAGCCAAGATAATGAGAAAGACCATGAGACCGGAGGATCTGTTAGCCCGTGTCGGTGGTGATGAGTTTGCCATGGTTATTCAAAATGTATCCCGTGATGAAGCCAAAACAATAGCGGAAAGATTTTACAGTGCTATAAATAGGTACAGTTCTTATCTCAAAGGATATAGCTTCCAAATCGGCATAAGCATTGGTATTAACCTATTTGATGGTAAGACAGATCCTCAAATGATTATGGCTATTGCCTATTCCGCACTAGCTGCAGCAAAGTATGAAGGGAAGAACAGGGTCATTATATATCATTCCGAAGAATACAACAGGGTAGAGCTTAACCAGGCTAGTCAATGGTGCATAAGAATCAATGATGCAGTACGCGAGAATCGGTTAATACTTCAGTTTCAGCCTGTCATAAGACTCGATAATCGTGAGGCTCTATACATGGAGGCCTTGGTGCGTATGAGGGATGCGGGTAATAAGACAGTCATGCCTAAAGCGTTTATTCCTGCCGCCGAGCGTTTTGGTCTTATGTCGAAAATTGATAAGTGGGTAGTGGAGAAGGTAATTAATTCTGTAGATAAAGACAATGGAGTTAGGACTTTTGTCAATCTATCTGGTTCGAGTCTAAGGGATGAATCACTTCTTGAGTTTATAGAGAATGCCGTCAAGGGGAATCGCAGAATTTCAAGTCATATCGGTTTTGAAATAACCGAGTTTACGAACATCACTAATATGGATCGATTGAATCAATGGATGATTGATCTTAGAGAAACCGGTTGTCAGTTTGCTCTTGATGACTTTGGAATGGGTTACTTTTCATTTGCTCATTTACTTAAGCTGCCGGTAGATTTTGTAAAAATTGAAAGTTCTTTTATACAAAGCATAGATACAGATCAGACAAGTAGTGCTATAGTGAAGGCAATAATAACGGTATCCCGTTTAATGGGAAAAGAAGTCATTGCAGAGGGAGTCGAAACCGAGTCGGTTGCAAATATCTTGAGTAGGTTGAAAATAAAATACGGTCAGGGTAATTATTGGAGAAAACCGTCTGATGATATCACATTTATATACTGA
- the pilM gene encoding type IV pilus assembly protein PilM codes for MFFGKREIAGLDIGSSAIKLVEIRETRQGYQLKNVGESLLQPDAIVDKVIRDQDAVIDALSLLIDNLRFKTRNVVISISGNSVIIKKVSLPVMNDDELREAIPWELKQFIPQNIEDINYDFQVLPGEDSEGTMEVLIAAAKKDLTNGYIQIVNEVGLNPVVVDIDLFALENMYEANYSETNGILALVNIGAAITNINILENGISIFARDLAMGGNQFNEWAQKELGIGFDESEVLKLSLGTKEVTAELNRIANDFRESICGEIKRTLDFFSSTFSKPKVDKIMLGGGSSKVPNLGTELENITRCKVEPVNPFRNIMYSVSDFDPEYIKDIAPKMGVAVGLALRKIGDKF; via the coding sequence TTGTTTTTTGGAAAAAGAGAAATCGCAGGACTCGATATAGGTTCAAGCGCAATAAAACTTGTCGAGATAAGGGAAACAAGGCAAGGATATCAACTGAAGAATGTTGGAGAATCATTGCTTCAACCCGATGCCATCGTCGATAAGGTTATCAGGGATCAAGATGCAGTAATAGATGCTTTGTCTTTGCTGATCGATAACCTCAGGTTTAAGACAAGAAACGTGGTTATTTCGATTTCTGGAAACTCTGTAATCATAAAGAAGGTAAGTCTTCCTGTTATGAATGACGATGAGTTGCGCGAAGCTATCCCGTGGGAACTTAAACAGTTCATACCGCAGAATATAGAGGATATAAATTATGATTTTCAGGTTCTGCCGGGTGAGGATTCAGAAGGAACGATGGAGGTCCTTATAGCCGCTGCTAAGAAAGATTTGACAAATGGTTACATTCAGATTGTAAACGAGGTTGGTTTAAATCCTGTCGTAGTGGATATTGATTTATTTGCCCTTGAAAACATGTATGAAGCTAATTACTCGGAAACAAATGGGATTTTGGCTTTAGTTAATATAGGTGCTGCGATTACGAACATAAATATTTTAGAGAATGGGATTTCGATCTTTGCCAGGGACTTGGCCATGGGGGGGAATCAGTTCAATGAATGGGCTCAGAAGGAGTTGGGGATTGGGTTCGATGAGTCAGAAGTGCTGAAATTATCCCTAGGAACTAAAGAAGTCACTGCAGAATTAAATAGGATTGCTAACGATTTTAGAGAGTCTATTTGTGGGGAAATTAAAAGAACTTTAGATTTTTTCTCCTCGACATTTTCAAAACCGAAGGTAGACAAGATAATGCTTGGCGGAGGGTCTTCAAAGGTTCCAAACTTGGGGACGGAGCTCGAAAATATTACACGTTGTAAAGTTGAACCAGTCAATCCATTTAGAAACATTATGTATAGTGTAAGTGATTTTGACCCAGAATATATTAAAGATATAGCTCCCAAAATGGGTGTTGCTGTTGGACTTGCCTTAAGAAAAATAGGAGATAAGTTTTGA
- a CDS encoding PilN domain-containing protein has protein sequence MIRINLLPSEQKKEARALGDLIVGGLVIFAVIVSILALHLYQAKALRDVNKETLRVEKRIKELEDVKEKVEAFKAKNAELERRIKLIQLLEQNRAAQLNVMESLAEAIPQRAWIDKFTETGDKAKVEGIAWNEFTVSDFMKSLKSSNYFKDVELVSIQKKEMQNLPLRSFVIESNLSYSGKVEEGSEDTEKTEKGKNKANL, from the coding sequence TTGATTAGGATAAATCTTTTACCCTCGGAACAGAAAAAAGAGGCCAGAGCACTTGGTGACCTTATTGTAGGTGGCCTCGTAATATTTGCCGTGATAGTTTCGATTTTGGCCCTACACTTATACCAGGCAAAGGCATTGAGAGATGTGAATAAAGAGACTCTAAGGGTTGAGAAGAGGATTAAAGAGTTAGAGGATGTTAAGGAAAAGGTTGAGGCTTTTAAGGCAAAGAATGCGGAGCTTGAGCGCAGGATCAAATTAATTCAGTTATTGGAACAAAATCGTGCGGCTCAGTTAAATGTCATGGAATCTTTGGCAGAGGCTATTCCTCAAAGAGCTTGGATTGATAAATTCACCGAAACAGGGGACAAAGCGAAAGTGGAAGGGATAGCTTGGAATGAGTTCACCGTTTCAGATTTCATGAAAAGCCTTAAGTCTTCGAATTATTTTAAAGATGTAGAACTTGTCTCGATTCAGAAAAAGGAGATGCAGAATTTACCATTAAGGAGTTTTGTGATCGAATCAAATCTTAGCTATTCTGGTAAGGTCGAGGAAGGTAGTGAGGATACGGAAAAAACAGAAAAGGGAAAAAACAAGGCGAATCTTTGA
- the pilO gene encoding type 4a pilus biogenesis protein PilO: MANLADFVESIQEKPVRIKIAILVAIIAVISGIYWYFLWSPNAEELKTSRGKLQGLQTKLEEYELIAKELPKFELEFKRLNGEFEIASLKLPKEKEIPTLIDGVYSQVSASGLEPINFVPKKEVKKDIYSEIPIQMKVAGSYAQLANFFERVSNLPRIVNVRDLNLKRDDKTSKENDIVLSADFTTVTFRVLPVPEDLGETTNTGKQKGIRNRQK; encoded by the coding sequence ATGGCAAACTTAGCTGACTTTGTTGAGTCAATTCAAGAAAAACCGGTTCGTATTAAGATTGCTATATTAGTGGCAATTATAGCAGTGATTTCTGGAATCTATTGGTATTTTTTGTGGTCACCTAACGCAGAGGAGCTTAAGACTTCAAGGGGTAAGCTACAAGGACTTCAGACGAAATTAGAGGAATATGAATTAATTGCAAAGGAACTTCCAAAGTTTGAGTTAGAGTTCAAGAGGTTGAATGGAGAATTTGAAATTGCCTCTCTTAAACTACCAAAAGAGAAGGAGATACCCACTCTGATTGATGGTGTTTATTCTCAAGTATCTGCTTCAGGATTGGAGCCTATCAATTTTGTTCCAAAAAAAGAGGTGAAAAAGGATATATATTCCGAAATTCCTATACAGATGAAAGTCGCGGGATCATATGCGCAGTTAGCTAATTTCTTCGAAAGGGTCTCCAACTTGCCGCGGATAGTGAATGTAAGGGATCTAAACCTAAAGCGTGACGATAAGACGAGTAAAGAGAATGATATTGTTCTGAGTGCTGATTTTACTACTGTTACGTTTCGAGTGCTTCCAGTTCCAGAAGATTTAGGAGAGACGACGAATACTGGAAAGCAGAAAGGAATAAGGAATCGGCAGAAATGA
- a CDS encoding pilus assembly protein PilP, producing the protein MISGVTRGSIYIEIIILLFMLTSVCSLVARPEESTSEENMDTNLSLEKLDDQNNPQSKAEVSNPESKRDPFRPFIKLVNEEETGDGSLVPPIKRYELQEFRIAGILWIEGEPRTMIVDPEKNTYYLAVGDEIGNKGGVILEIRNSGILVKETRHYEDLFGEDKVEIRKVVLSFQE; encoded by the coding sequence ATGATTTCTGGAGTTACAAGAGGATCGATTTATATTGAAATTATTATTTTGCTTTTTATGTTGACTAGCGTTTGTTCTTTAGTTGCTAGACCTGAGGAATCCACCTCCGAGGAAAATATGGATACCAATCTATCTCTCGAGAAATTAGATGACCAAAATAATCCGCAGTCTAAAGCTGAAGTTAGTAACCCTGAAAGCAAGCGTGATCCATTTAGGCCCTTTATAAAACTCGTAAACGAAGAAGAGACCGGGGATGGTTCATTGGTACCACCTATTAAAAGATATGAGCTTCAAGAGTTTAGAATAGCTGGGATCTTGTGGATCGAAGGTGAGCCAAGGACAATGATCGTAGATCCTGAGAAGAATACGTATTATCTCGCGGTCGGAGATGAAATTGGAAACAAGGGAGGAGTTATTTTGGAGATCAGAAACAGCGGCATTCTGGTAAAGGAAACTAGGCATTACGAAGATTTATTTGGTGAAGATAAGGTGGAGATAAGAAAAGTTGTTCTTAGCTTCCAAGAATAG